The Aureitalea marina genome includes a window with the following:
- a CDS encoding biotin-dependent carboxyltransferase family protein, with protein MIELITSGIGTCLQDLGRLRTRQFGVPVGGAMDQISAINANRLLGNEDDAIVIEMMYSGPQLLVHEPCTVALRGGNFRCIIDGKEVDSSKPIPLYKGNQIQFRTGTTGMFGYLAVRGGVKSDKVLGSGTSLSGYTGKSRLKKGDMLEANDEKISKVDQNKEVIDTDYNTSSIAVYPGPEYEAFAHKLPDLETMTWTVSNSSNRMSYQMEELLSKEASGILTAPVQAGTVQLTPSGRLVVLMRDCQTTGGYARILQLTDRAVSQLAQKRPGSRINFSLKL; from the coding sequence ATGATTGAGCTGATTACATCTGGTATTGGTACTTGTTTGCAGGATCTTGGTCGATTAAGAACACGACAATTTGGTGTGCCCGTAGGGGGAGCCATGGATCAGATTTCTGCAATCAATGCCAATCGTCTATTAGGTAACGAGGACGATGCGATTGTGATTGAAATGATGTACTCCGGGCCTCAACTGCTTGTTCATGAACCGTGCACTGTGGCACTGCGAGGCGGGAATTTCCGCTGTATCATCGACGGTAAAGAAGTTGACAGCTCTAAACCCATACCACTGTATAAAGGTAATCAGATTCAATTCCGGACAGGAACTACAGGTATGTTTGGTTATTTGGCAGTTAGGGGTGGAGTTAAGTCTGATAAGGTCCTGGGGAGTGGAACCAGTCTGTCAGGATATACTGGAAAGTCGAGGCTTAAAAAAGGTGATATGCTAGAGGCAAATGATGAAAAAATCTCCAAAGTGGATCAAAATAAAGAAGTAATAGACACAGACTATAACACCTCTTCAATAGCCGTTTATCCTGGTCCTGAATACGAAGCATTCGCCCATAAACTACCCGATTTGGAGACAATGACCTGGACTGTTTCCAACAGCAGTAATCGTATGAGTTACCAGATGGAAGAATTATTGAGTAAAGAAGCTTCCGGGATTCTCACAGCCCCTGTTCAGGCCGGGACTGTGCAATTAACGCCATCCGGTCGTTTGGTCGTCTTAATGCGTGATTGCCAAACGACTGGAGGATATGCCAGAATATTACAATTGACGGACAGGGCAGTAAGTCAATTGGCCCAGAAAAGACCTGGGAGTCGTATTAATTTTTCCCTGAAGCTGTGA
- a CDS encoding patatin-like phospholipase family protein, with translation MPPFRLFPILIEGLDQFKNSVKNFVKSSFLSLVVLGIILLLLLNMDQALTLFIDMIEVQTASTTLSLMLSILFINLFALALSHYPIYTYYAANLNDSARHISWRAAYPFGDGTFKWYRVYIFRLDKSHYTIDRMANTLRYSLGMAIHILWFHYILKSFDPILAYTSLPLGWIKPLMYFGLILPILAYYILKRKLIHLEQEVALSRTETDRAINNKRKSHYLLRLGKIYVGIIGLCLIALLVTVLWVKFSLLGLILLYATSFVLIWNYVFFRLLRTQFDRFTYLSNVLKWFFPSKSFLNWCFSLSRSEKYLSLFHLGFFVSFAIIASSTVGSLNGAFLLNGIPVLMAFLYFYYFLIANLWKYYFVAQKEGLQRSRLYKILFGTTTLFFILFLITWFWSGEVRTHELDQVSSSRSPIREEVFTQSLLQHHEHRFFIASHGGGLKANAWTLLVLQELQKRTDGKLLNQTVGLSGASGGSLGLALYTVLYGENGTDFEDIDKKIDAVISDNYTSLDISLTFGLDTYRKLWPLNKFRGKDRPYFKMRRYQNDILDRPLPHLDSTAFRDIWKMAYEKDVHYPSLIMNTAATNGKRGISWSVKANDFQTIFPFSQNLGDLEDQKTLTYYQAVSTTNRFPFLSPAAKIKGYGHFIDAGAIDNSGLLSNLDLYNYFHNNYLNIFTKGVTFIEIINAKSLYADKIIQDFTVIQKIGRVEKDEVETDNIIADLKTGLNLDKVPGYLADYLYNLQVKDSSLNYIKIFLPHKINFKDIESALDGEISISKDQHRILDSMIKESNDRIYDKTEDPNKGLAEPWKYYEPTLSRHLNPGSIDFMKAMLEHDEVKAQFEEIKVLIPMVTDSITASGKN, from the coding sequence ATGCCTCCATTTCGATTGTTTCCTATACTAATCGAGGGCTTGGACCAGTTCAAGAACTCTGTCAAGAACTTTGTCAAGTCCAGCTTCCTCAGCTTAGTTGTATTGGGTATTATTCTGCTCTTGCTCCTGAATATGGACCAGGCTCTTACCCTGTTCATCGATATGATCGAAGTTCAAACCGCTAGTACTACCCTCAGCTTGATGTTGAGCATCCTCTTTATCAATCTTTTCGCCCTCGCACTCTCTCATTATCCTATATACACTTACTATGCTGCAAACCTGAACGACTCTGCCCGACACATCAGCTGGAGGGCCGCTTATCCTTTTGGTGATGGCACTTTCAAATGGTATCGGGTATATATCTTCCGTTTGGACAAAAGCCATTATACCATCGATCGAATGGCCAATACGCTTAGATACAGTCTGGGTATGGCCATTCACATTCTATGGTTTCATTATATCCTCAAAAGCTTTGATCCTATTCTAGCCTACACCAGTCTGCCTTTAGGATGGATCAAACCCCTGATGTACTTCGGCCTGATCCTGCCTATCCTTGCCTATTATATTTTAAAGCGTAAGCTGATCCATCTGGAACAGGAGGTTGCATTAAGCCGGACGGAGACCGACCGCGCTATAAACAACAAGCGTAAAAGCCATTATCTATTAAGATTGGGCAAAATATATGTGGGGATCATCGGACTTTGCTTGATCGCTTTACTGGTTACGGTCTTGTGGGTTAAGTTCAGTCTTCTTGGCCTGATCCTCCTTTATGCAACCAGTTTTGTCCTGATCTGGAATTATGTCTTTTTTCGCTTGCTCCGAACACAGTTCGATCGGTTTACTTATCTGTCCAATGTTCTGAAATGGTTCTTCCCGTCAAAATCATTCCTGAATTGGTGCTTTTCATTGAGCCGTTCAGAGAAATATCTTTCCCTTTTCCATCTTGGTTTCTTTGTTTCCTTTGCCATAATAGCTTCGAGTACCGTCGGTAGTCTCAATGGTGCCTTTCTGCTTAATGGGATCCCGGTTCTTATGGCCTTCTTATATTTTTATTACTTCCTGATCGCCAATCTTTGGAAGTACTATTTTGTGGCCCAGAAAGAAGGATTACAAAGATCGAGGCTCTACAAAATTCTCTTTGGTACAACCACACTGTTCTTTATTCTCTTTCTAATTACCTGGTTTTGGTCGGGAGAGGTAAGAACACACGAACTGGATCAGGTCTCCAGCTCCCGGTCCCCAATCAGAGAAGAGGTGTTCACCCAATCATTACTCCAGCACCATGAACACCGGTTCTTTATTGCCTCTCATGGCGGAGGTTTGAAAGCCAATGCCTGGACCTTGCTGGTTTTGCAAGAACTTCAAAAAAGAACAGATGGGAAATTATTGAATCAGACAGTCGGGCTATCGGGTGCTTCGGGAGGTTCTTTGGGATTGGCGCTCTACACCGTGCTATACGGAGAGAATGGAACCGATTTTGAGGATATCGATAAGAAGATTGATGCTGTGATCAGCGATAACTACACCTCCCTGGACATAAGTCTGACCTTCGGTCTGGACACTTATCGGAAGCTTTGGCCATTGAATAAGTTCAGGGGAAAGGACAGGCCTTACTTCAAAATGCGGCGCTATCAGAACGATATCCTCGATCGACCACTTCCCCATTTGGATTCCACGGCATTCAGGGATATATGGAAAATGGCCTATGAAAAGGATGTTCATTATCCTTCCCTGATTATGAACACAGCTGCAACAAATGGCAAGCGCGGTATCAGCTGGTCGGTAAAGGCCAATGATTTCCAGACCATATTTCCTTTTTCGCAAAACCTGGGGGATCTGGAGGATCAAAAGACATTGACCTATTATCAAGCCGTATCAACTACCAATCGATTTCCTTTTCTAAGCCCAGCGGCCAAGATCAAAGGATACGGACATTTTATAGATGCTGGAGCTATTGACAACAGCGGTCTTTTAAGTAATTTAGATTTATACAACTACTTTCATAACAACTACTTAAATATATTCACTAAAGGTGTTACTTTCATTGAAATAATCAACGCTAAATCACTCTATGCCGATAAGATAATTCAGGATTTCACCGTCATTCAAAAGATCGGAAGAGTAGAAAAAGACGAGGTGGAGACGGATAACATCATAGCGGATCTGAAAACTGGTCTCAACCTGGATAAGGTACCAGGTTACCTGGCCGACTACTTGTATAACCTACAGGTGAAAGACAGTTCCTTGAACTACATAAAAATATTTCTTCCTCATAAGATCAACTTTAAGGACATTGAGTCCGCATTGGACGGGGAAATAAGCATCAGTAAAGACCAACACAGAATCCTGGACAGCATGATAAAGGAATCAAACGATCGAATCTATGACAAGACGGAAGATCCGAACAAGGGTCTTGCAGAACCCTGGAAGTACTATGAGCCCACACTTTCCAGGCATTTAAACCCTGGGAGTATCGATTTTATGAAGGCCATGTTGGAGCATGATGAGGTAAAGGCTCAATTCGAGGAGATAAAGGTCCTTATCCCTATGGTCACCGATTCGATCACAGCTTCAGGGAAAAATTAA
- a CDS encoding RluA family pseudouridine synthase — protein MHSNRSNLQVLYEDNHLLIINKRAGDIVQGDKTGDKPLVEVCKEYIAKKYDKPGSVFLGVVHRLDRPTTGVVIFARTSKALSRLNKLFQERKTEKTYWAVVSGAPPQQSDRLTHYLVRNQKQNKSYAYTEERPNSKKAVLHYTVLKKLDRYLLLEINLETGRHHQIRSQLSAIGCPIKGDLKYGAKRSNPDGSIHLHAREISLIHPVKKEQLICTAPPPPDNTWQACQ, from the coding sequence ATGCACTCCAACCGGTCCAACCTGCAGGTCCTTTACGAAGACAATCACCTGCTGATCATTAATAAACGAGCCGGGGACATAGTTCAAGGGGATAAAACGGGAGATAAGCCGCTTGTCGAAGTCTGCAAAGAGTATATCGCCAAGAAATACGATAAACCAGGGTCGGTTTTCTTGGGAGTCGTCCATCGATTGGACCGTCCTACCACAGGCGTTGTAATCTTTGCCAGGACTTCCAAGGCTTTGTCCAGGCTGAATAAACTGTTTCAGGAAAGAAAGACAGAAAAGACCTATTGGGCCGTTGTCTCGGGCGCACCACCCCAACAAAGTGATCGTCTGACACATTACCTGGTTAGAAATCAGAAACAAAATAAGAGTTATGCCTACACAGAAGAACGCCCAAATAGTAAAAAGGCTGTTCTTCACTACACGGTTCTCAAAAAACTAGATCGGTATCTCCTGCTGGAGATCAACTTGGAGACCGGGCGTCACCATCAGATCAGATCCCAACTTTCTGCTATTGGCTGTCCCATCAAAGGGGACCTCAAGTATGGAGCCAAACGCTCCAATCCCGATGGCAGTATTCACCTGCACGCCAGGGAGATCTCACTAATCCATCCGGTCAAGAAAGAGCAATTGATCTGTACTGCTCCCCCTCCTCCTGACAACACTTGGCAAGCTTGCCAATAA
- a CDS encoding nuclear transport factor 2 family protein — MKSYLTVVLLMIVCSLQAQQDFTEADAKGIIDTFFEGFHAGDTLKMKSVMVDHLPTQTVFTDKDGNNRISNGTADRLLTAIANRPAEQKWDERLFGYEVKIDGNLAHVWTPYQFWLNGEMSHCGANAFTLGKTDDGWKILHLIDSRRRESCSM, encoded by the coding sequence ATGAAGTCATACCTAACCGTTGTTCTTTTAATGATCGTCTGCAGTCTTCAGGCCCAACAGGATTTTACCGAGGCCGATGCTAAAGGCATTATCGATACCTTTTTCGAAGGGTTCCATGCGGGGGACACCCTTAAGATGAAGTCTGTTATGGTCGATCATTTACCTACTCAAACAGTATTTACAGATAAAGACGGGAACAATCGTATCTCCAACGGAACGGCCGACCGATTGCTCACTGCTATTGCTAATCGTCCTGCTGAGCAAAAGTGGGATGAACGGCTTTTTGGGTATGAGGTGAAGATCGATGGTAACCTGGCGCATGTCTGGACCCCTTATCAATTTTGGCTAAATGGTGAAATGAGTCATTGTGGTGCCAACGCCTTTACTCTTGGAAAGACTGATGATGGTTGGAAGATCCTCCATCTGATCGATTCTCGCAGGCGGGAGAGTTGTAGTATGTAG
- a CDS encoding L-serine ammonia-lyase, which translates to MDKVESISVFDMLKIGVGPSSSHTLGPWRAALRWLDYLDLKGITSQVQEIKVDLYGSLSLTGKGHATDIAVILGLCGFDPVTYPISEIDPCIDDIQNEKYLQLAGRFSIPFDPEKQIQFHRRFLKYHPNGMKFTAILNNGESKSRTYYSIGGGFVVREARTRTKRVQERFSHFPYPIQTADELLDYCKQTGKTVSEIVMLNELSIRNEKRIDEKLKAIWDVMLDSMYTGCHTEGTLPGGLNVQRRAFETHRKLISNSTYSTSDEWIETIRDTEVKFRQILKWVSCFALAVNEVNASLGRVVTAPTNGSAGVIPAVMMYYMVIENHDANFEDVKRFMLVAGEIGSLFKKGATISAAMGGCQAEIGVSSAMAAAGLTELMGGTPEQVLMAAEIAMEHHLGLTCDPIAGLVQIPCIERNAMGAVKAINACEMALDRDMGTAKVPLDKVIATMWETAQDMHKNYKETSEGGLAVKVSLSDC; encoded by the coding sequence ATGGATAAGGTGGAAAGCATTAGCGTGTTCGACATGCTGAAAATTGGAGTGGGCCCCTCCAGTTCGCATACACTGGGGCCTTGGCGAGCAGCCCTTCGCTGGTTGGATTACCTGGATTTGAAAGGTATTACCAGCCAGGTTCAGGAAATTAAAGTTGACCTTTATGGCTCATTATCCCTTACAGGTAAAGGCCATGCAACAGATATAGCCGTCATTCTTGGACTATGCGGTTTCGATCCCGTCACTTATCCCATATCAGAAATCGATCCCTGCATAGACGATATTCAAAACGAAAAGTACCTTCAACTGGCGGGTCGGTTTTCTATTCCCTTTGACCCAGAGAAACAAATACAATTCCATAGGCGTTTTTTGAAGTACCATCCCAATGGCATGAAATTCACGGCTATTCTAAATAATGGAGAATCTAAAAGCCGGACTTATTATTCCATTGGTGGCGGATTTGTAGTTCGTGAAGCACGAACAAGGACAAAAAGAGTTCAGGAACGATTTTCCCATTTCCCTTACCCGATCCAGACGGCCGATGAGCTTTTGGACTACTGTAAGCAGACCGGGAAGACCGTTTCCGAAATTGTTATGCTCAACGAATTGTCCATTAGGAACGAAAAGCGGATAGACGAAAAGTTAAAAGCAATTTGGGATGTCATGCTGGACTCCATGTATACAGGCTGTCACACGGAAGGTACACTTCCCGGAGGGCTAAATGTGCAGCGTCGGGCCTTCGAAACACACAGAAAACTTATTAGCAATTCCACTTATTCCACTTCTGACGAATGGATTGAGACCATCAGGGATACCGAGGTCAAATTCCGGCAGATCCTTAAATGGGTGAGTTGTTTTGCCCTGGCGGTCAACGAAGTAAATGCTTCCCTTGGACGAGTAGTCACTGCTCCTACCAACGGTAGTGCCGGGGTTATTCCGGCAGTGATGATGTACTACATGGTGATCGAGAATCACGATGCCAATTTTGAGGATGTCAAACGTTTTATGCTGGTTGCAGGTGAAATTGGCAGCCTCTTTAAAAAAGGAGCCACCATTTCCGCAGCGATGGGAGGATGCCAGGCCGAGATCGGAGTCTCATCGGCTATGGCCGCAGCGGGTCTGACTGAACTAATGGGTGGCACACCTGAACAGGTCCTTATGGCAGCCGAAATAGCGATGGAACATCATCTGGGACTGACCTGCGATCCTATCGCCGGCTTGGTTCAGATACCCTGTATAGAGCGCAACGCCATGGGAGCAGTAAAGGCAATTAATGCCTGCGAAATGGCCCTCGATAGAGACATGGGTACTGCCAAGGTCCCACTGGACAAAGTTATTGCTACCATGTGGGAAACAGCCCAGGATATGCACAAGAACTACAAAGAGACCAGCGAGGGTGGACTTGCGGTAAAGGTCAGTTTAAGCGATTGCTAG
- the dinB gene encoding DNA polymerase IV, translating to MSSRHILHMDLDTFFVSCERLLDSQLIGKPVLIGGTSDRGVVASCSYEARKFGIHSAMPMRLAKQLCPEAIVLRGNSGVYSKFSDTVTQVIKENVPLYEKTSVDEFYIDLTGMDQFFGCNKLASELRQRIMRETGLPISFGLSINKTVSKIATGEAKPNNQLYIDQGTEKPFLSPLSVGKIPMVGKVTYRQLCDLGIKRIRTVQEMPLEMMSKVFGKHGEMIWKKANGIDNSPVVQYTERKSISTERTFDRDTTDTRKLESIIVAMAENLAYQLRRGNKLTACITFKIRYSDFQTYTQQRRIPYTSADHQIIPVVMELYRRLYQRRMLVRLVGVRFSHLVGGGYQIDLFDDNEKIINLYQAMDKMRERYGDRSVIKAAGMGAKSISRWNPFNGGPPPLLANRRQ from the coding sequence ATGTCTTCCCGCCACATTCTTCATATGGACCTGGATACCTTCTTTGTATCCTGCGAGCGGTTGCTGGACAGCCAACTGATTGGCAAACCAGTACTGATAGGTGGCACCTCAGACAGAGGTGTAGTGGCTTCCTGTAGTTACGAGGCCAGGAAATTTGGGATCCATTCTGCCATGCCCATGCGACTGGCCAAGCAATTGTGCCCGGAAGCCATTGTTCTAAGAGGAAACTCAGGGGTTTACAGCAAGTTCTCCGATACCGTCACCCAGGTCATCAAGGAAAATGTACCGCTCTATGAAAAAACCTCCGTAGACGAATTCTACATAGATCTCACCGGAATGGATCAGTTCTTTGGCTGTAACAAACTGGCCTCCGAACTGCGTCAACGGATCATGCGAGAGACCGGACTGCCTATTTCGTTTGGGCTTTCCATCAATAAAACAGTCTCCAAGATCGCTACCGGTGAGGCCAAGCCCAACAACCAGCTCTATATTGACCAGGGTACAGAAAAGCCTTTCCTCTCTCCCCTTTCGGTAGGAAAGATCCCTATGGTGGGCAAGGTCACCTACCGTCAACTCTGCGACCTGGGAATCAAGCGCATACGTACTGTACAGGAAATGCCCCTGGAGATGATGAGCAAGGTCTTTGGAAAGCACGGGGAAATGATCTGGAAAAAGGCCAATGGAATAGATAACTCCCCTGTGGTGCAGTATACCGAAAGAAAGTCTATTTCTACCGAACGCACCTTCGACAGGGATACCACAGACACCCGCAAGCTGGAAAGCATAATAGTTGCCATGGCCGAAAACCTGGCTTACCAATTGCGGCGGGGAAACAAACTAACGGCCTGTATCACCTTTAAGATCCGCTATTCTGATTTTCAGACCTATACCCAGCAAAGAAGGATCCCCTACACCTCCGCAGATCACCAGATTATCCCGGTGGTGATGGAGCTTTACCGCCGGCTCTACCAAAGGCGGATGCTGGTCAGACTGGTCGGAGTCAGATTCAGTCACCTAGTAGGAGGAGGTTACCAGATCGACCTCTTTGACGATAATGAAAAGATCATTAACCTCTACCAGGCCATGGACAAGATGAGGGAACGTTATGGTGACCGATCCGTGATCAAAGCTGCCGGAATGGGAGCCAAGAGCATCAGCCGTTGGAACCCCTTTAATGGAGGCCCTCCACCCTTGCTTGCCAACCGCCGTCAATAG
- a CDS encoding GIY-YIG nuclease family protein, producing MKRSYVYILKCSDQTFYTGVTSNLEKRLLSHTNGSYPESYTHTRRPVELVFYAEFTDINLAIEKEKQIKKWSRSKKEALIEEDFNKLRVLAKKASRYVRLRRTLEVT from the coding sequence ATGAAAAGATCATATGTATACATACTGAAATGTTCAGACCAAACCTTCTACACTGGTGTTACAAGTAATCTCGAAAAACGATTGCTTTCTCATACCAATGGCAGCTATCCTGAATCTTATACCCATACCAGAAGGCCGGTAGAGTTGGTCTTTTATGCCGAGTTTACTGATATCAATTTAGCTATCGAAAAGGAGAAGCAAATAAAAAAATGGTCTCGGTCAAAGAAAGAAGCATTAATTGAAGAGGATTTTAATAAACTTAGGGTTTTAGCTAAAAAAGCTTCTCGATACGTCCGTCTTCGACGAACACTCGAAGTGACGTAG
- a CDS encoding GIY-YIG nuclease family protein, with product MKTYYVYLLKCADNSYYSSITRHLSKRMQEHKAGKRNNTRNRRPVQLAQCLEFNSLSQAVSSELSLKNQFVSSSRQFE from the coding sequence ATGAAAACATACTATGTCTATCTCTTAAAATGTGCCGACAATAGCTATTACAGCAGCATCACCCGCCATCTGTCCAAGCGTATGCAAGAGCACAAAGCAGGAAAACGCAACAATACTCGCAACCGCCGGCCTGTACAGTTGGCTCAATGCCTGGAGTTCAACAGCTTGTCTCAGGCTGTGAGTAGCGAGCTATCACTTAAAAATCAATTTGTAAGCTCATCCCGTCAGTTCGAGTGA
- a CDS encoding PHP domain-containing protein, translating to MYINTHTYFSLRYGTIKPKDLLKMAQGMGIDCMALTDINNSSACLDFVRLAPRYGLKPVIGVDFRQGARQQFILLAKNNHGFLQINNYLSGFLHQQQLKIPEQPVPLADTLVVYPFATYKGKGLKENEFLGVRASDLNRLKFSHWKEQPEKLLALHTVSFKDKKGFNTHRLLRAIDKNTLLSKLPVTDQGHPEDLICPPDDLIKAYEEFPWLLENTQKLLHSCSIDFDFSQEVPNNQRSYTGNTGLDYRLLRKLSYAGLSYRYKRPGGRVMKRIEKELDIIHEKGFVSYFLINWKILKYARSKGYFYVGRGSGANSIIAYLLRITDVDPVELDLYFERFINLYRKNPPDFDIDFSWSDRDDITEFIFRRFPHTALLTVYNTFKYKASVRELGKVFGLPKSEIDRLSGGDIRPDKLDKLSRLVLIYSESIQGFPNYLGIHAGGILISEKPIHYYTATFLPPKVFRLPNSIWWLQKTSDCTSLTFSVSGVWERSRTP from the coding sequence ATGTATATTAATACACATACCTATTTCAGCCTGCGATATGGCACAATCAAGCCCAAGGACCTCCTTAAAATGGCCCAGGGAATGGGTATTGACTGTATGGCCCTGACAGACATCAACAACAGTTCGGCCTGCCTGGACTTTGTGCGTCTGGCACCTCGCTATGGTTTGAAGCCGGTCATAGGGGTAGATTTCAGACAGGGAGCCCGACAACAGTTCATACTACTGGCCAAGAATAATCACGGTTTCCTGCAGATCAACAACTACCTCTCTGGGTTTCTGCACCAACAGCAACTCAAGATACCTGAGCAGCCGGTACCACTGGCAGACACCTTGGTGGTTTATCCTTTTGCTACTTACAAGGGAAAAGGTCTCAAGGAGAATGAGTTCCTCGGGGTCAGGGCAAGTGATCTTAACCGACTGAAGTTCTCTCACTGGAAGGAACAGCCAGAAAAATTGCTGGCCTTGCACACCGTATCCTTTAAGGACAAAAAGGGATTCAATACCCACAGGCTGCTGCGGGCCATTGACAAAAACACCCTACTGAGCAAGCTACCAGTAACTGATCAGGGGCATCCCGAAGACCTCATCTGCCCCCCGGACGATCTGATCAAAGCCTATGAGGAATTCCCCTGGCTGTTGGAAAACACACAAAAGTTATTGCACAGCTGTAGTATCGATTTTGACTTTAGCCAGGAAGTTCCTAATAACCAACGCAGCTATACCGGCAATACCGGGCTGGACTACCGGCTGCTCCGCAAGTTATCCTATGCTGGTCTGTCCTACCGCTACAAACGTCCGGGAGGCCGTGTAATGAAACGGATCGAGAAGGAACTGGATATCATACATGAAAAGGGCTTTGTCTCCTACTTCCTGATCAACTGGAAGATCCTGAAATACGCTCGTAGCAAAGGGTATTTCTATGTGGGTCGCGGTAGCGGGGCCAACAGCATCATTGCCTACCTGCTGCGCATCACCGATGTGGACCCAGTAGAACTTGATCTCTATTTTGAACGTTTTATCAACCTGTATCGAAAGAATCCACCCGATTTTGATATCGACTTTTCCTGGAGTGACCGGGACGACATCACCGAATTCATCTTCCGTCGCTTTCCCCACACGGCCTTGCTCACTGTATACAACACCTTTAAGTATAAGGCTTCTGTGCGGGAGCTGGGCAAGGTCTTTGGCCTGCCCAAAAGTGAGATCGACCGGCTTTCAGGAGGTGACATTCGCCCGGATAAACTGGATAAACTATCCCGGCTGGTGCTCATCTACAGTGAAAGCATACAGGGTTTCCCAAACTATCTGGGAATACATGCCGGGGGCATACTGATCTCCGAAAAACCCATCCACTATTACACGGCCACCTTCTTACCCCCAAAGGTTTTCCGACTACCCAATTCGATATGGTGGTTGCAGAAGACATCGGACTGTACAAGTTTGACATTCTCAGTCAGCGGGGTTTGGGAAAGATCAAGGACGCCGTAG